From a single Miscanthus floridulus cultivar M001 chromosome 8, ASM1932011v1, whole genome shotgun sequence genomic region:
- the LOC136474071 gene encoding uncharacterized protein, translating into MHTEKNFAEAVLHTIMDWEKSKDNVKARLDQATLCDRPKLNMLPPLRGKSWKKPKADFVLTRAQKKEVLQWFQSLMFPDGYAANWRRGVNLSTMRITGLKSHDYHIWIERLLPVMVRGYFPDHIWRVMAELSMFFRKLCAKEISRTEIEEMERMAPVLLCKLEKIFPPGFFNPMQHLLLHLPYEAKMGGPVHARWCYPIERCLKVLRTKCKNKCKIEASCAEASIVEEVSYFTTRYYADNLPNVHNPPPRYNAADNQSTLSLFRGQLGSASEPTLKMLSLEEWRSIQLYVLRNLEEVGPYIAKFVLLYHRPSRREPTEAEVETLLRHGAGERNPTFICWFKEEVIDGGRWNQEA; encoded by the exons atgcacactgaaaagaatttcgccgaggcggtccttcacacaatcatggactgggaaaagtcaaaggacaatgtcaaggctagattggatcaagcaacgctgtgcgatagaccaaagctaaacatgttgcctcccttacgcgggaagtcatggaagaagcctaaggccgacttcgtcctaacgagggcccaaaagaaagaagttcttcaatggttccaatcgttgatgttccctgacgggtatgcagcgaattggaggaggggtgtgaacttaagtaccatgcgaatcacagggctgaagagtcatgattaccacatatggattgagcgccttcttccggtgatggttcgtggctatttccctgatcacatctggcgagtgatggcagagttgagcatgttcttccgcaagctatgtgctaaggagatatctcggaccgagattgaagaaatggaaagaatggccccggtgttgctctgcaagttggagaagatctttccccccggcttcttcaatccgatgcaacatttgctcttgcacctaccatatgaggcaaaaatggggggccctgtgcatgcccgttggtgctatccaattgagcgatgcctaaaggttcttagaacaaaatgcaaaaataaatgcaaaattgaagcttcctgtgcagaggcatccattgtggaggaggtgtcatacttcacaacaagatactatgccgacaaccttcctaacgtgcataatccaccccctcgttacaatgctgccgacaatcagtcgaccctcagccttttccgagggcaactcggaagtgcaagtgaacctaccttgaagatgttgagcctagaagagtggcgctctatccagctgtatgtgttgcggaaccttgaagaggttggcccgtacattgc caaatttgttctcctctaccatcgtccatcacggagggaacccaccgaagcggaagttgaaacccttctaagacatggcgcgggagaacgaaatcccacttttatttgttggttcaaggaggag gtgattgatggtgggcggtggaatcaggaagcttag